From Panicum hallii strain FIL2 chromosome 2, PHallii_v3.1, whole genome shotgun sequence, a single genomic window includes:
- the LOC112883263 gene encoding arogenate dehydratase/prephenate dehydratase 6, chloroplastic-like, which produces MEAAAAPAPALLDAFFAGPRHHQLRPAAGAVAGCRSARLQAQPCRAAARFARADWQAACAILASNSGGSGSGSTSPDAASDGRQPAPRVNGQKPPPAPAPALEAAPAPAELDLVPVSNLPRPLSISDLSPAPMHGSQLRVAYQGVPGAYSEAAAAKAYPGCDAIPCDQFEVAFQAVELWIADRAVLPVENSLGGSIHRNYDLLLRHRLHIVGEVQLPVHHCLLALPGVRRELLTRVISHPQALAQCELTLNAMGLNVAREAFDDTAGAAEHVAAGGLRDTAAIASARAAELYGLQVLADGIQDDAGNVTRFVMLAREPIIPRTDRPFKTSIVFAHDADGTSILFKVLSAFAFRDISLTKIESRPHRHRPIRLVDDANVGTAKHFEYMFYIDFQASMADVRAQNALAEIQEFTSFLRVLGSYPMDMTPWEAAPSSWSSRVDNSSSSRQH; this is translated from the coding sequence ATggaggccgccgcggcgcccgcgcccgccttGCTCGACGCCTTCTTCGCCGGGCCGCGCCATCACcagctccgccccgccgccggagccgtaGCCGGCTGCAGATCCGCGCGCCTGCAGGCCCAGCCgtgccgcgcggccgcccgctTCGCGCGCGCCGACTGGCAGGCCGCCTGCGCCATCCTCGCCAGCAACTCCGGCGgtagcggcagcggcagcaccAGCCCCGACGCCGCCAGCGACGGCAGGCAGCCGGCGCCGCGGGTGAACGGGCAgaagccgccgcccgcgcctgcccccgcgctggaggcggcgccggcgccggcggagcTGGATCTGGTGCCCGTCTCCAACCTGCCCCGGCCGCTGAGCATCAGCGACCTGTCCCCGGCGCCGATGCACGGGTCGCAGCTGCGCGTGGCGTACCAGGGCGTCCCGGGCGCCTAcagcgaggcggcggccgccaAGGCCTACCCGGGCTGCGACGCCATCCCCTGCGACCAGTTCGAGGTGGCCTTCCAGGCCGTCGAGCTCTGGATCGCCGACCGCGCCGTGCTCCCCGTCGAGAACTCGCTCGGCGGCAGCATCCACCGCAACTACGacctcctcctccgccaccgcctccacatCGTCGGCGAGGTCCAGCTACCCGTCCACCACTGCCTCCTCGCGCTCCCGGGGGTGCGCCGGGAGCTCCTCACCCGGGTCATCTCCCACCCGCAGGCGCTCGCGCAGTGCGAGCTCACGCTCAACGCCATGGGGCTCAACGTCGCCCGCGAGGCCTTCGACgacaccgccggcgccgccgagcaCGTCGCCGCGGGCGGGCTCCGCGACACCGCCGCCatcgcctccgcccgcgccgccgagcTCTACGGCCTCCAGGTCCTCGCCGACGGCATCCAGGACGACGCCGGCAACGTCACCCGCTTCGTCATGCTCGCGCGGGAGCCCATCATCCCGCGCACCGACAGGCCCTTCAAGACCAGCATCGTCTTCGCGCACGACGCCGACGGCACCTCCATCCTCTTCAAGGTGCTCTCCGCCTTCGCCTTCCGCGACATCTCGCTCACCAAGATCGAGAGCCGTCCGCACCGCCACCGCCCCATCCGCCTCGTCGACGACGCCAACGTCGGCACCGCCAAGCACTTCGAGTACATGTTCTACATCGACTTCCAGGCGTCCATGGCCGACGTCCGCGCGCAGAACGCTCTCGCCGAGATCCAGGAGTTCACCTCCTTCCTCAGGGTGCTCGGCAGCTACCCCATGGACATGACGCCATGGGAAGCCGCGCCCTCCTCCTGGTCCTCCCGCGTCGACaatagcagcagcagccgccagCACTAG
- the LOC112880881 gene encoding uncharacterized protein LOC112880881: protein MELPPGAARRTTYSLLSQFPDDAAAGGPGPAPANVLQRQSSGSSYGAGSSVSASSDYPFHLPPPASAAAGPGSAAAAPGGSSPCKSWAQQAEETYQLQLALALRLCADAACAADPGFLDPGDPGSGGRGSGNGRAFPLAQPAPSAESLSHRFWVNGSLSYNSTIPDGFYVIHGLDPFVWSLCTDVHEENRIPTMESLKSVRPDDSSIQAILIDRRTDFDLGMLESYASSLLSSCTDAKDVVIQLAKVVSSRMGGTASNEENLFPRWKECNEAIKSSTGSVALHLGKLPVGLCKHRSLLFKMLADKVSIPCRVVKGCKYCKSDDASSCLVRFGLEREYLVDLIGDPGQLSDPDSFVNGPYSLSVSSPLHPPKFRSLEITSNFSLVAKQYFADCHSLNLLFSDSSTGATSAVTTLDQPYSKKHVAGDETMNNWMPGKGQAAMKPDIIVPEAPREVLPLISSNMKLDKKKELKLIEETQQLRHTVSDLSLAADDLIIPWNELVLKEKIGAGSFGTVHRADWHGSDVAVKILMEQDFHPERFREFMREVAIMKSLRHPNIVLFMGAVTEPPNLSIVTEYLSRGSLYKLLHRSGAKEVLDERRRLNMAFDVAKGMNYLHRRSPPIVHRDLKSPNLLVDKKYTVKVCDFGLSRLKANTFLSSKSLAGTPEWMAPEVLRDEPSNEKSDVYSFGVILWELMTLQQPWCNLNPAQVVAAVGFKGRRLEIPKDLNPLVAALIESCWANEPWRRPSFTNIMEALRPLIKVPVPQLSRSDSYAAIFNISVTNPTNGKGLSDKMAAAARVATCAASSSSSLRGSRCSLSTSLPLPSSIRNADAKSNQTCCCVHCPSHLPSSSSSSLAPPIHSSRFPNPSGGAATEPCSAGSASIASAASQTLAPFPPCAPNPSFPAMRASASAAPMEASASARRSAPGPDPGAKKPRLGQPPPRDPRSSSYATASNGAAASAAEQALVDELLGQYRTALGELTFNSKPIITNLTIIAGENLQAAKPIAALICANILEVPSEQKLPSLYLLDSIVKNIGKDYVKHFSARLPEVFCKAYKQVDPSIHHSMRHLFGTWKGVFPPLPLQTIEKELGFQTSANGSSSAAPSRPDSQSPRPSNSIHVNPKYLEARQQLNQPTKGILGSGAKTAVIADAGDDVERPNRLGTDRSAGRRLDAPNARPNIQRTQRDPFSNPVNEKQAGRDVRGLGFSNISQQAVVGTGQVRSKPKGQDGIVGPYYATGVGSSEEQFDRRSNFYSSKDVRPSGSVRLDSALLPTPSINSDRVGRSSSNKSWKHSEEEEYVWDDVHSQAADYSGNNTVRKGEWMADDGNAKFASLQRAKWPEVGAVEHLDPNIHKLDSLPRFGLATGQDRRLAAYLDHEEYIHGKHEVEPRIDREIMPDGQQFPPPRSSSLWVSHEKTHPDIGLDPRISRFSNQPGERSTIYTGTMSASITSSVPVGLSGPYAGRSSLDSANSVPTRSTETFGQQKHRYWSSSPPPAHSPSSTAPFARQSSPNPAEPDFYPSRPFSQLGQSPQEEYSQRAAALAKDSHFIAQNVGLTQGQPSLQATQQAQKYPTLQSKLHSKPTDEVQASFSRENSPSLFRPSIQLGEVSLPTDLTPISSDLTSASNLLAGLIKSGFKPNNPSDFASLGAQPLVPSGPLPHTLPSPPVASSSLQNAAGENTTLQTQTTNTARPPLPPGLPPPASTQSAEKAAPLSSLLSSLVAKGLISTPATESSTAVPSQPNKSSVNATNVTAAAMPLPAQMPSVGKEASNSASSTPTNVLLPKGVEIKTGDLIGLEFKPEKLRKYNEHVISSLFGDRNYQCKLCGERFSLEDELRSHTTCRGSRESETIYAGMAPKKWYPSKNSYIDGSHEMEDSAEAFDVDLSSGEEVCEFMVPADESQIICALCGEPFDDFYSIEKGDWMYKDTVFLDSPNGEGSCGSNVESKEQVPIVHVRCMPRGSNDGMEVD, encoded by the exons ATGGAGCtgccccccggcgccgcccgccgcacgACCTACTCCCTCCTCTCCCAGTTCCCCGACGACGCCGCGGCCGGCGGGCCGGGGCCGGCCCCCGCCAACGTCCTGCAGCGCCAGTCCAGCGGCAGCAGCTACGGCGCGGGGAGCTCCGTCTCCGCCTCCAGCGACTACCCCTTCCAcctcccgccgcccgcctcggccgccgcggggcccggatcggcggcggcggcgcccgggggGTCGTCGCCCTGCAAGAGCTGGGCGCAGCAGGCCGAGGAGACCTACCAGCTGCAGCTCGCGCTCGCGCTCCGCCTCTGCGCCgacgccgcctgcgccgccgacCCCGGGTTCCTCGACCCCGGCGACCCCGGGAGCGGCGGGAGGGGCAGCGGGAACGGGAGGGCCTTCCCGCTCGCGCAGCCCGCGCCCTCCGCCGAGTCCCTCTCCCATCGCTTCTGG GTGAATGGCTCGCTATCATACAACAGCACAATACCAGATGGATTTTATGTGATTCATGGGTTAGACCCCTTCGTGTGGTCACTATGCACGGATGTGCATGAAGAGAACCGCATACCCACCATGGAATCACTCAAATCTGTCCGTCCTGACGATTCTTCAATTCAAGCCATTCTCATCGATCGGAGAACTGATTTTGATTTGGGTATGCTGGAGAGTTATGCTTCCAGCCTTTTGTCCAGTTGTACTGATGCCAAGGATGTGGTAATCCAACTTGCCAAAGTTGTATCTTCAAGGATGGG GGGTACAGCGTCCAATGAAGAGAACTTGTTTCCACGATGGAAAGAGTGCAACGAGGCCATCAAGTCAAGTACAGGATCTGTTGCGCTTCATCTGGGAAAGCTTCCTGTCGGTCTTTGCAAGCACCGCTCATTGTTATTCAAA ATGTTAGCAGATAAAGTCAGTATTCCATGTAGAGTTGTCAAGGGTTGTAAATATTGTAAATCTGATGATGCCTCCTCCTGTCTTGTACGCTTTGGGCTTGAAAG GGAATACTTGGTTGATTTAATTGGGGATCCCGGCCAACTTAGTGATCCTGATTCCTTTGTCAATGGTCCCTACTCACTATCGGTGTCCTCACCTCTTCATCCTCCCAAATTTAGGTCATTGGAGATCACTTCAAATTTCAGCTTGGTAGCCAAGCAGTACTTCGCAGATTGCCATTCACTGAATCTCTTGTTCAGTGATTCTTCCACAG GTGCTACTAGTGCAGTAACTACTCTGGACCAACCTTATTCCAAGAAACATGTTGCTGGGGATGAGACCATGAACAACTGGATGCCAGGAAAAG GGCAAGCAGCAATGAAGCCGGACATCATTGTGCCAGAAGCTCCTCGTGAGGTTTTGCCACTAATTTCCTCCAATATGAAGCTTGATAAGAAGAAAGAATTGAAGTTAATTGAGGAGACTCAGCAGTTAAGACATACAGTCAGTGATCTGTCACTTGCTGCGGATGATCTGATCATTCCATGGAACGAGCTGGTTTTAAAGGAGAAGATTGGAGCAG GTTCTTTTGGAACAGTCCATCGTGCTGATTGGCATGGATCG GATGTTGCAGTCAAAATACTTATGGAGCAGGATTTTCATCCGGAGCGCTTCAGGGAATTTATGAGGGAG GTTGCAATTATGAAAAGTCTGAGACATCCAAATATTGTTTTATTCATGGGTGCTGTCACTGAACCGCCGAACCTATCGATAGTTACAGAATACTTGTCTAG GGGTAGTTTGTATAAACTTTTGCATCGGAGTGGTGCGAAGGAAGTTCTGGATGAGAGACGCCGATTAAACATGGCATTTGACGTG GCCAAAGGAATGAACTACCTGCATAGACGCAGCCCTCCTATTGTTCATCGTGACCTGAAGTCTCCAAATCTTCTAGTTGACAAGAAATATACTGTCAAA GTATGTGACTTTGGCCTTTCAAGATTGAAAGCTAACACCTTCCTGTCTTCCAAGTCTTTGGCTGGAACT CCTGAATGGATGGCACCTGAAGTGCTTCGAGATGAACCATCCAATGAAAAATCTGATGTCTACAGTTTCGGTGTCATCCTATGGGAATTAATGACATTGCAACAGCCATGGTGTAACCTAAATCCTGCCCAG GTGGTTGCTGCTGTAGGTTTTAAAGGTAGAAGGCTTGAAATCCCTAAAGATCTAAATCCTCTAGTAGCcgctttaattgaatcttgcTGGGCGAA CGAGCCATGGCGAAGACCCTCATTTACAAATATTATGGAAGCTTTGAGACCATTAATTAAGGTTCCAGTGCCGCAGTTGAGTCGTTCAGATTC GTATGCTGCCATTTTCA ACATTTCAGTCACAAATCCCACAAATGGAAAGGGGCTAAGTGATAAAATGGCAGCAGCTGCCCGGGTTGCGACCTGCGCtgcgtcctcttcctcctcgcttCGCGGCTCGCGTTGCTCCCTTTCCACCTcgctccctctcccctcctcgATCCGAAACGCTGACGCGAAATCAAATCAAACCTGCTGCTGCGTCCACTGTCCGAGCCACCTCccttcctcgtcctcctcctcgcttGCTCCCCCAATCCATTCCTCCCGATTCCCAAACcccagcggcggcgcggccaccgAACCCTGTTCCGCGGGTTCGGCTTCGATTGCCTCAGCCgcctcgcaaaccctagctCCCTTCCCCCCAtgcgccccaaaccctagcttcCCTGCCATGCGCGCCTCCGCTTCCGCGGCCCCCATGgaggcctccgcctccgcccgcagATCCGCGCCGGGCCCCGACCCCGGCGCCAAGAAGCCGCGCCTCgggcagccgccgccgcgggacCCCAGATCTTCGTCCTACGCCACCGCCTCCAAtggcgccgccgccagcgctgCCGAGCAGGCGCTGGTCGACGAGCTGCTCGGCCAGTACAGGACCGCGCTCGGTGAGCTAACCTTCAACTCCAAGCCCATCATCACCAACCTCACCATCATCGCCGGCGAGAACCTCCAGGCCGCCAAGCCCATCGCCGCCCTCATCTGCGCCAACATACTCGAG GTTCCAAGTGAACAGAAGCTACCATCTCTATATCTACTTGACAGTATTGTCAAGAATATTGGAAAAGATTATGTTAAACATTTCTCTGCAAGACTGCCAGAG GTTTTCTGCAAGGCGTATAAACAAGTTGATCCTTCTATACATCATAGCATGAGGCACCTTTTTGGAACATGGAAAGGAGTGTTTCCTCCACTTCCGCTCCAAACGATTGAGAAGGAACTTGGATTTCAGACATCTGCCAATGGATCGTCAAGTGCCGCACCATCAAGGCCTGATTCTCAGTCCCCGCGGCCATCCAATAGCATACATGTTAATCCAAAATATTTGGAAGCAAGACAGCAGCTCAACCAACCAACTAAG GGGATACTAGGAAGTGGTGCTAAGACAGCTGTAATTGCCGATGCAGGCGATGATGTTGAGAGGCCTAACAGGCTAGGTACTGACAGAAGTGCAGGGCGACGATTAGATGCTCCTAACGCTAGGCCT AACATTCAGCGCACTCAGAGGGACCCTTTTAGCAATCCAGTAAATGAAAAACAGGCAGGTAGAGATGTCAGGGGCCTTGGATTCTCTAACATTTCGCAGCAAGCTGTTGTTGGGACTGGTCAAGTTCGCTCAAAACCCAAAGGTCAAGATGGAATTGTAGGGCCGTATTATGCCACTGGTGTTGGCTCTTCTGAAGAACAATTTGACCGGCGCAGCAACTTTTATTCAAGCAAGGATGTTCGGCCGTCAGGATCTGTACGTTTGGATAGTGCACTTCTTCCAACTCCTTCCATTAATTCTGATAGAGTTGGTAGATCTTCATCAAACAAAAGTTGGAAGCACTCCGAGGAAGAAGAGTATGTGTGGGATGACGTACATTCTCAAGCAGCAGATTATAGCGGTAACAATACTGTAAGAAAAGGAGAATGGATGGCCGATGATGGCAATGCTAAGTTTGCAAGCCTCCAAAGGGCTAAATGGCCTGAGGTGGGAGCTGTTGAACATTTGGACCCAAATATACATAAACTAGATAGCTTACCAAGATTTGGACTTGCCACAGGTCAAGATAGAAGACTTGCAGCATACTTG GATCATGAAGAGTACATTCATGGTAAGCATGAGGTGGAACCAAGAATTGATAGGGAAATTATGCCTGATGGACAACAGTTCCCACCACCTCGAAGTTCCTCTCTCTGGGTGTCCCACGAAAAAACACACCCAGACATTGGGCTGGATCCTAGGATATCAAGGTTTTCCAATCAGCCAGGAGAGAGGTCTACTATTTATACTGGTACCATGTCAGCAAGTATCACTTCATCTGTACCTGTTGGGTTATCAGGACCCTATGCTGGAAGATCAAGCCTAGATAGTGCAAACAGTGTGCCAACACGATCAACTGAGACCTTTGGGCAGCAGAAGCACAGATATTGGTCATCTTCCCCTCCACCAGCTCACTCACCTTCATCTACTGCACCCTTTGCACGTCAGAGTTCTCCAAATCCTGCTGAGCCTGATTTTTATCCTTCCAGACCATTTTCTCAATTGGGCCAAAGTCCTCAAGAAGAATATAGCCAAAGAGCGGCAGCACTTGCTAAAGATTCTCATTTTATTGCTCAAAATGTTGGACTTACTCAGGGACAACCTAGTCTACAGGCAACTCAGCAGGCACAAAAATATCCTACCTTACAGTCAAAGCTACATAGCAAGCCAACTGATGAAGTGCAGGCAAGCTTTTCGCGTGAAAATTCTCCATCGCTGTTCAGACCTTCCATCCAGCTTGGAGAAGTCTCTTTGCCCACTGATTTGACCCCTATAAGCTCAGATTTGACAAGTGCTAGTAATTTGTTGGCTGGTCTCATTAAGAGTGGGTTCAAACCAAATAACCCCAGCGATTTTGCAAGTTTGGGGGCACAGCCTCTTGTTCCAAGTGGGCCACTTCCACATACTCTGCCATCTCCACCAGTGGCTTCTTCATCACTGCAAAATGCAGCTGGTGAAAATACCACTCTGCAAACTCAGACAACAAACACTGCTCGTCCACCTTTGCCACCAGGTCTGCCACCACCTGCATCAACACAGAGTGCGGAGAAAGCTGCACCTCTCTCAAGTCTGCTCAGTTCCCTGGTTGCAAAGGGATTAATCTCTACGCCAGCCACTGAATCATCCACCGCTGTCCCTTCACAGCCAAATAAATCAAGTGTGAACGCTACAAATGTCACAGCTGCAGCTATGCCTTTGCCAGCTCAGATGCCTTCAGTTGGTAAGGAGGCATCTAATTCGGCTTCATCTACCCCAACAAATGTTTTGTTACCCAAAGGTGTCGAAATCAAGACAGGTGACCTTATTGGCCTGGAGTTCAAGCCAGAGAAACTTCGTAAGTACAATGAACATGTGATTAGCAGCCTCTTTGGTGACCGAAACTATCAGTGTAAACTCTGTGGTGAAAGGTTCAGTCTTGAAGACGAATTGAGGTCACACACGACATGCCGTGGGTCAAGGGAGTCTGAGACTATCTATGCTGGTATGGCACCTAAAAAATGGTACCCTAGCAAGAACAGTTACATTGATGGATCACATGAAATGGAGGACAGCGCTGAGGCATTTGATGTGGATTTAAGTTCTGGAGAAGAAGTGTGCGAGTTTATGGTCCCTGCAGATGAGAGCCAAATCATCTGTGCACTATGTGGGGAGCCATTTGATGACTTCTATTCTATTGAGAAGGGGGACTGGATGTACAAGGACACGGTGTTTCTGGATTCCCCCAATGGAGAAGGCAGCTGCGGAAGCAATGTTGAGAGCAAAGAGCAGGTGCCCATAGTTCATGTAAGATGTATGCCAAGGGGCTCAAATGACGGCATGGAGGTGGACTAG